A single window of Paenibacillus sp. FSL H8-0537 DNA harbors:
- a CDS encoding GNAT family N-acetyltransferase, producing MFPSASYPLTPEQIVKNLPNRLEPTVITHGKSVACYANFYKDDNNDCWLGNVIVSPDYRGKGAAGFLIETMEMIAKEKLKIKKLNLLCHNTNTRGMLFYKKLGYKPFDISLRFRPSGEHVACVHMEKQL from the coding sequence ATGTTTCCGTCAGCCTCCTACCCTTTAACGCCTGAGCAAATAGTAAAAAATCTTCCTAACCGGCTGGAGCCAACCGTCATTACACATGGGAAGAGTGTTGCCTGCTACGCCAACTTTTACAAGGATGACAACAACGACTGCTGGCTGGGCAATGTCATTGTCTCCCCTGATTATCGGGGCAAGGGAGCGGCGGGATTTTTGATCGAAACGATGGAAATGATCGCCAAAGAAAAATTAAAAATAAAGAAGCTTAACCTTTTATGCCATAACACGAATACGAGAGGAATGCTTTTTTACAAAAAGCTAGGCTATAAGCCTTTTGATATCTCTTTAAGATTCAGGCCATCTGGTGAGCATGTGGCTTGTGTGCATATGGAAAAGCAGCTTTAA
- a CDS encoding FadR/GntR family transcriptional regulator gives MQVTKLTKRNHYEEITAQIKRMIVDGELKVGDKLPSTKEMSGRFGVGRSTTREALSALKAMGLIDIRQGGGCTVISTLPSEFELPELQSLRINRQTLLALLEARQSFEVSNAAIAASKRTEEDLAVLRELVVQMKAAAGNDLEGERTDLLFHLTLVKATHNTILVQLFETVMNQVETAIREIRRVELYANRSVAEQLYEEHLAIYKAVEVQDAEAASLSMRQHLHHVESILMKYV, from the coding sequence CGTATGATCGTAGATGGGGAGCTTAAGGTCGGAGACAAGCTGCCTTCCACTAAGGAGATGTCCGGCCGCTTTGGGGTGGGGCGGTCTACGACTAGAGAGGCGCTCAGTGCGCTTAAAGCGATGGGGCTGATTGACATTCGCCAAGGTGGCGGCTGCACGGTCATAAGCACGCTGCCCTCGGAGTTTGAGCTGCCCGAGCTGCAATCGCTGCGTATTAATCGCCAAACCTTACTGGCGCTGCTGGAGGCGCGCCAGTCCTTCGAGGTATCGAATGCCGCTATTGCTGCGTCTAAACGGACGGAGGAGGATCTGGCTGTATTGAGGGAGCTTGTCGTTCAAATGAAGGCAGCCGCAGGCAATGATCTGGAAGGGGAGCGCACCGACCTGCTATTCCATTTGACGCTTGTAAAGGCGACGCATAATACGATTTTGGTGCAGCTGTTTGAGACGGTCATGAATCAGGTGGAAACCGCCATTCGGGAAATTCGCAGGGTGGAGTTGTATGCGAACCGCTCGGTTGCGGAGCAGCTTTATGAGGAGCATTTGGCCATTTATAAAGCGGTTGAAGTACAGGACGCCGAAGCGGCGTCGCTGTCGATGCGGCAGCATCTGCATCACGTCGAAAGCATTTTGATGAAATATGTGTGA
- a CDS encoding J domain-containing protein, translating to MEDVKQAYAKLGLPENASKEEVEKRYSLLLRRSRTQTTGNGETTADEFSQVTAAYKRILEAEDQKFKQAFNEKEYGKFKNMASAAEKTDHFWRYYKYHVFGGIVAIALIIYGVIAYMDHREEQRYLASLPPVDLSVMYFGEFFTEDNKQDMAVLEQSLLDKFPEWKRFKVNLTYVPLDAKDAVDMASQQKAMVVLATEKPDIYILDSASFDWISPQGVLQNIDDAVSGELKSSVTESELVKKTTKDEPTEHVYGIDISNSPLVKNLAVLTPKNYIVGVRVNSENTDKAIQFIDKFLQAK from the coding sequence ATGGAAGATGTAAAACAAGCCTACGCGAAGCTGGGCCTTCCCGAAAACGCTTCAAAAGAAGAGGTTGAGAAACGCTATAGCCTCTTGCTTCGCCGATCCCGGACGCAGACCACAGGTAATGGGGAGACAACGGCAGATGAATTCAGCCAAGTGACCGCCGCTTATAAACGGATACTTGAAGCAGAGGACCAGAAGTTCAAGCAAGCGTTCAATGAGAAGGAGTATGGAAAGTTTAAAAATATGGCGTCTGCCGCCGAGAAAACCGACCATTTTTGGCGCTACTATAAATACCATGTTTTCGGTGGAATTGTGGCGATTGCTCTTATCATCTACGGCGTTATCGCTTATATGGATCATCGCGAGGAACAGCGCTATCTTGCCAGCCTGCCGCCGGTTGATTTGTCAGTGATGTATTTTGGCGAATTTTTTACAGAGGACAATAAGCAGGACATGGCTGTCCTCGAGCAATCACTGCTGGACAAGTTCCCCGAGTGGAAACGGTTTAAAGTTAACTTGACCTATGTGCCGCTTGATGCTAAAGATGCAGTCGATATGGCTTCCCAGCAAAAAGCGATGGTTGTTCTGGCAACGGAGAAGCCGGATATTTATATTCTTGATTCGGCCAGCTTCGACTGGATCAGTCCGCAGGGCGTCCTTCAAAACATCGATGATGCAGTGAGCGGCGAGCTGAAATCCTCGGTTACCGAGAGCGAGCTGGTCAAAAAAACGACGAAGGATGAACCGACCGAGCATGTATACGGCATCGATATCAGCAACAGCCCGCTGGTGAAAAATCTTGCCGTGCTTACGCCGAAAAACTATATCGTTGGCGTCCGTGTGAATAGCGAGAACACAGATAAAGCGATTCAATTTATCGACAAGTTTTTGCAAGCGAAATAG
- the def gene encoding peptide deformylase — MAIRIIVKDPDPVLREPAMEVTKFNSNLKKLLKDMAETMYDADGVGLAAPQVGISKRVIVVDIGDEKGLIEMVNPVIVEEEGEQLGPEGCLSIPNLNGDVMRSDRIVVKGQNSDGETFTVEAEGFLSRAFQHEVDHLNGILFTDLAESVYDISERQKKGGE, encoded by the coding sequence ATGGCCATTCGTATTATTGTAAAAGATCCTGATCCCGTTTTGCGGGAGCCAGCTATGGAAGTTACTAAATTTAATTCCAACTTGAAAAAGCTGCTTAAAGATATGGCGGAAACGATGTATGACGCTGATGGCGTCGGTCTAGCGGCTCCGCAGGTCGGCATTTCCAAGCGTGTTATCGTGGTGGATATCGGGGATGAAAAAGGACTGATCGAAATGGTCAATCCGGTCATCGTGGAAGAAGAAGGCGAGCAGCTTGGACCTGAGGGCTGCCTGAGTATTCCGAATTTAAACGGAGATGTGATGCGTTCAGACCGCATCGTCGTAAAAGGCCAAAATTCCGATGGTGAGACGTTTACGGTTGAAGCGGAAGGCTTCCTTTCGCGGGCGTTCCAGCATGAGGTTGATCATTTGAACGGCATTTTGTTCACGGATCTCGCCGAGAGCGTGTACGATATTTCCGAAAGACAGAAAAAAGGCGGCGAATAA
- the coaBC gene encoding bifunctional phosphopantothenoylcysteine decarboxylase/phosphopantothenate--cysteine ligase CoaBC, whose amino-acid sequence MLTNKTIILGITGGIAAYKAATLCSRLVQAGAKVHVIMTESAARFITPLTLQTLSRNPVHIDTFDERDPAVVSHIHLADHADLIVVAPATANVIGKMANGLADDMLSTTLLAATSPVLVAPAMNVHMYEHPAVAQNLQTLVDRGVMFVDPGEGQLACGYVAKGRLAEPEEIVHAIEEWFSRSRKLAGKHVLVTAGGTVERLDPVRYLTNDSSGKMGFAIAEAALLMGAEVTVVAGRTTVEPPGGVKLVRVESAQQMLDAVTAYFETSDIVVKAAAVADYRPAQQQEQKLKKTGETLTLELERTTDILQLLGERKTHQLLVGFAAETQQIAHYAMDKLTRKHCDLIVANDVSAEGAGFNGDTNVVQLFGKEGLIEALPLLSKRETARRILEVAVQRLSQLPTQRSFGE is encoded by the coding sequence ATGCTTACAAATAAAACAATTATACTAGGAATCACGGGTGGTATCGCAGCCTATAAAGCGGCTACGCTTTGCAGCCGGCTGGTGCAGGCAGGGGCTAAGGTGCACGTCATTATGACCGAATCAGCAGCCCGTTTCATCACGCCGCTGACGCTCCAGACGCTTTCGCGCAACCCGGTGCATATCGACACCTTTGACGAGAGGGACCCGGCGGTCGTATCCCATATTCATTTGGCCGATCATGCTGATCTCATTGTTGTTGCTCCTGCCACTGCAAATGTGATTGGCAAAATGGCAAATGGGCTTGCAGATGATATGCTCAGCACGACCCTGCTGGCGGCAACGAGCCCGGTGCTTGTCGCTCCAGCTATGAATGTGCATATGTATGAGCATCCGGCGGTGGCGCAAAATTTACAGACATTAGTGGATCGCGGCGTCATGTTCGTGGACCCGGGCGAGGGACAGCTTGCCTGTGGTTATGTGGCGAAAGGGAGGCTGGCCGAGCCGGAGGAAATCGTCCACGCGATTGAAGAATGGTTCAGCCGAAGCCGCAAGCTTGCTGGCAAGCATGTTCTTGTTACCGCAGGCGGAACGGTGGAGCGGCTTGATCCCGTGCGGTATTTGACCAATGATTCCTCGGGCAAAATGGGCTTTGCCATCGCGGAGGCTGCGCTGCTGATGGGCGCAGAGGTCACCGTTGTCGCTGGGCGGACGACTGTAGAGCCGCCTGGGGGTGTAAAGCTGGTGCGGGTTGAATCCGCTCAGCAAATGCTTGATGCGGTCACCGCGTATTTTGAAACGTCTGACATCGTTGTTAAAGCGGCGGCTGTTGCCGATTATCGCCCAGCCCAGCAGCAGGAGCAGAAGCTGAAAAAGACGGGCGAGACGCTCACACTTGAGCTGGAGCGCACGACGGATATTTTGCAGCTGCTTGGCGAGCGCAAGACGCATCAACTGCTCGTTGGATTCGCTGCCGAAACCCAGCAGATCGCGCATTATGCGATGGATAAGCTGACGCGCAAACACTGCGATCTCATCGTAGCCAATGATGTGAGCGCGGAAGGGGCAGGCTTCAACGGCGATACGAACGTTGTGCAGCTGTTTGGCAAGGAAGGGTTGATAGAGGCGCTTCCTTTATTGTCCAAACGCGAGACGGCAAGGCGTATTTTGGAAGTCGCGGTGCAGCGGCTTTCACAGCTTCCTACCCAAAGGAGCTTTGGCGAATGA
- the priA gene encoding primosomal protein N': MIARVIVDVPSRQTDRPFDYEIPADMSGWIEVGSRVGVPFGGRVLQGFVVELAEEAEVDSRRLKAVAELLDPLPPLLPDLIGLAKWMSDKYCCSWTTALQAMIPAALKGKAERYVSLNDSLGEELEQLARRLPQELLDMLSRQRQTKLESLKERFPQYAPDIKAALEEGVLLEQTAIRDRLAIRKVLTVFPPADKAAAVEALAAWPAKAGKQRDLLAFMLERGEPIALQALLAEAGGSPASVRAVAGKGLLELREIEQQRDPYASREFERTVPLPLTEGQQSVYTRIADAVTRGEPQVLLLHGVTGSGKTEVYLQAIQHCLKQGKQAIVLVPEIALTPQMVERFKGRFGDAVAVLHSRLSNGERYDEWRKIRSRKVQVAIGARSAIFAPFERIGLVIIDEEHESSYKQEESPKYHARDVSVQRARQHGAAVVLGSATPSLESYAAASRRPAEGRESSLLPMPDRVGGRPLPPVTVIDMRAELAAGNRSMFSRTLHEGLVQRLERGEQTVLLLNRRGYSTFVMCRSCGYTALCPHCDISLTYHQKSRLLRCHYCGHAEQAPQTCPSCESEHIRFFGTGTQRVEEELAKLFPGIRVIRMDVDTTTEKNAHEKLLKRFGDREADVLLGTQMVAKGLDFPYVTLVGVIAADTSLNLPDFRSAERTFQLLTQVAGRAGRHQLPGEVVVQTYSPEHYAVTTAQKHDYIRFVEEELKHRGVMGYPPYCRLVLVTMSHEQLALLSSVSEQFAERLRELAADEGVLGPLGAGLPRALEVLGPVASPISRMKDRYRFQCVIKYRGNIDVPALLRGALAPFIAGSPQKLVQFSIDVDPQVIL, encoded by the coding sequence ATGATTGCCAGAGTGATAGTAGACGTGCCGAGCCGCCAGACGGATCGGCCATTCGATTATGAGATTCCTGCGGACATGTCCGGCTGGATTGAGGTGGGGAGCCGGGTTGGCGTGCCCTTCGGCGGCCGCGTGCTGCAAGGCTTCGTTGTGGAGCTGGCGGAAGAGGCGGAAGTTGACAGTCGCCGCCTCAAGGCGGTTGCCGAGCTGCTTGATCCGCTGCCGCCGCTGCTTCCTGACTTGATTGGGCTAGCCAAATGGATGAGCGACAAATATTGCTGCTCCTGGACAACCGCGCTGCAAGCGATGATTCCCGCTGCGCTTAAAGGCAAGGCCGAGCGTTATGTGTCGCTGAACGATTCGCTGGGTGAGGAGTTGGAGCAGCTGGCAAGGCGCTTGCCGCAGGAGCTGCTGGATATGCTCTCGCGGCAGCGGCAGACGAAGCTCGAATCGCTGAAGGAACGTTTCCCGCAATACGCGCCAGATATTAAAGCAGCGCTGGAAGAAGGCGTGCTGCTCGAGCAGACAGCGATTCGCGACCGTCTGGCGATTCGCAAGGTGCTGACGGTGTTCCCGCCGGCAGATAAGGCAGCGGCTGTCGAGGCGCTAGCGGCATGGCCGGCAAAGGCGGGCAAGCAGCGGGACTTGCTTGCCTTTATGCTGGAGCGAGGCGAGCCTATAGCGCTGCAAGCGCTGCTCGCAGAAGCAGGCGGATCACCGGCGAGCGTGCGCGCGGTTGCAGGTAAAGGCCTGCTGGAGCTGCGGGAAATCGAGCAGCAGCGCGATCCTTACGCGAGCCGCGAGTTCGAGCGGACGGTTCCGCTGCCGCTCACCGAGGGGCAGCAGAGCGTATACACCCGCATAGCTGATGCGGTCACGCGCGGCGAGCCGCAAGTATTGCTGCTGCATGGCGTGACGGGCAGCGGCAAAACCGAGGTCTATTTGCAAGCGATCCAGCATTGTCTAAAGCAAGGCAAGCAGGCGATTGTGCTTGTCCCAGAAATTGCGCTTACCCCGCAAATGGTTGAGCGGTTTAAAGGGCGTTTCGGCGATGCGGTAGCGGTGCTGCACAGCCGCTTGTCCAATGGGGAGCGCTACGATGAATGGCGCAAAATTAGAAGCCGCAAAGTACAGGTAGCCATTGGCGCCCGCTCGGCTATTTTTGCCCCTTTTGAACGCATCGGACTCGTCATTATTGATGAGGAGCATGAATCTTCCTACAAGCAGGAGGAAAGTCCGAAATATCATGCCAGAGATGTATCTGTCCAGCGCGCAAGGCAGCATGGAGCGGCTGTCGTATTAGGCTCGGCGACGCCGTCGCTTGAATCATATGCGGCGGCAAGCAGGCGACCGGCAGAAGGGCGCGAATCGTCGCTGCTGCCGATGCCAGACCGCGTGGGGGGAAGGCCGCTGCCGCCCGTAACGGTTATTGACATGCGTGCGGAGCTTGCGGCCGGCAATCGCTCGATGTTCAGCCGCACGCTGCATGAAGGGCTCGTACAGCGGCTGGAGCGCGGCGAGCAGACGGTGCTGCTGCTCAATCGGCGCGGCTATTCTACCTTCGTCATGTGCCGCTCCTGTGGCTACACGGCGCTTTGTCCGCACTGCGACATTTCGCTGACGTATCATCAGAAGTCACGGCTGCTGCGCTGCCATTATTGCGGTCATGCCGAGCAGGCGCCGCAAACCTGTCCGTCCTGCGAAAGCGAGCATATCCGCTTTTTTGGTACGGGGACCCAGCGTGTAGAAGAGGAGCTTGCGAAGCTGTTTCCCGGCATTCGCGTTATTCGAATGGATGTGGACACGACGACGGAGAAAAATGCGCATGAGAAGCTGCTGAAGCGCTTCGGCGACCGTGAGGCGGATGTGCTGCTTGGCACGCAGATGGTAGCGAAGGGGCTTGATTTTCCATACGTTACGCTAGTTGGCGTTATTGCAGCGGATACGTCGCTTAATTTGCCGGATTTTCGCTCAGCGGAACGGACGTTTCAGCTGCTTACGCAGGTGGCAGGCCGTGCTGGCCGTCACCAGCTGCCAGGGGAGGTCGTTGTCCAGACGTATTCACCCGAGCATTATGCGGTTACAACCGCGCAAAAGCATGACTACATCCGGTTTGTCGAAGAGGAGCTCAAGCATCGCGGCGTTATGGGCTATCCGCCTTATTGCCGGTTGGTGCTGGTCACGATGTCGCATGAGCAGCTTGCGCTGCTGTCCTCGGTGTCAGAGCAGTTTGCGGAGCGGCTGCGCGAGCTGGCGGCTGATGAAGGCGTATTAGGTCCGCTTGGAGCGGGTTTGCCGCGTGCGCTGGAGGTGCTTGGGCCAGTCGCATCGCCTATATCGAGAATGAAAGATCGCTACCGTTTTCAATGTGTGATAAAATATCGGGGGAACATTGATGTGCCTGCGCTTCTTCGCGGTGCGCTTGCGCCATTCATTGCAGGCTCTCCTCAGAAGCTTGTGCAGTTCAGCATTGATGTAGATCCGCAAGTCATATTATAG
- the fmt gene encoding methionyl-tRNA formyltransferase: MRIVFMGTPEFAVPSLQLLINNGYEVVAVVTQPDRPKGRKRTLTPPPVKEEALALGLPVLQPERMRSSEAALALAQYRPDLIVTAAYGQILPKGVLELPRLGCINVHGSLLPRYRGGAPIQRAIINGETVTGVTIMYMAEGLDTGDMISKVEVAITDEDTSGSLFEKLSAAGAELLEQTLPGIISGAATATEQQHELATYAPNLSREDERIDWAKSARQIYNQVRGLSPMAGAFTYLNGELFKVWACAKPAEPSSADSAAAALPGTVREANGAGIAVQTGAGVIVLTQIQPAGKKAMSAADWLKGSRLAEGTVFGEANEISGEDQ; the protein is encoded by the coding sequence ATGCGTATTGTATTTATGGGGACGCCGGAGTTCGCCGTCCCTTCTTTGCAGTTGTTAATCAATAACGGCTATGAGGTCGTGGCAGTTGTCACGCAGCCGGATCGTCCAAAGGGGCGTAAGCGGACGCTTACGCCTCCGCCTGTGAAAGAAGAGGCACTGGCTTTAGGCTTGCCGGTTTTGCAGCCTGAGCGCATGCGCAGCAGTGAAGCGGCCCTGGCCCTGGCACAGTATCGCCCTGATTTAATTGTGACCGCAGCTTATGGGCAGATTTTGCCGAAAGGTGTGCTGGAGCTGCCGCGTCTGGGTTGTATCAACGTTCATGGCTCGCTGCTGCCTCGCTATCGCGGGGGGGCGCCGATTCAACGTGCGATTATTAATGGCGAGACGGTAACAGGCGTAACAATTATGTATATGGCTGAAGGACTGGACACTGGCGATATGATCAGCAAGGTGGAAGTCGCCATTACCGATGAGGATACATCGGGCTCGCTGTTTGAGAAGCTGAGCGCTGCTGGAGCGGAGCTGCTGGAGCAGACGCTGCCGGGCATTATTTCAGGCGCTGCGACAGCAACGGAGCAGCAGCATGAGCTGGCAACTTACGCGCCGAATTTGTCGCGTGAGGATGAACGGATTGATTGGGCGAAATCTGCCCGCCAAATCTATAATCAAGTGCGCGGCCTATCGCCGATGGCCGGTGCGTTTACTTATTTGAACGGCGAGCTGTTCAAAGTATGGGCTTGCGCCAAGCCCGCAGAGCCGTCTAGCGCGGATAGTGCTGCCGCAGCTCTGCCGGGAACGGTGCGCGAAGCAAATGGAGCGGGAATCGCCGTACAGACGGGTGCTGGCGTAATCGTGCTTACGCAAATTCAGCCAGCAGGCAAAAAAGCGATGTCAGCGGCTGACTGGCTGAAAGGCTCACGGCTGGCTGAAGGCACTGTCTTCGGCGAAGCAAACGAGATAAGCGGTGAAGACCAATGA
- a CDS encoding peptidoglycan-binding domain-containing protein — MKWDWSISSRRKLGKTIGALLLAVALMMSMPSTSMAFGKGDHGPDVYVVQGMLKSMGSYAGPINGKFDSLTVKGVKYFQKMHGLPVTGAVDSRTFQSITYAYSQVKYPSGAKAKSGAKGNFRIKGEGGGKGIGGGAGQGGGKGIGGGAGQGGGKGIGGGAGQGGGKGIGGGAGQGGGQGIGGGAGQGGGQGNGGGAGQGGGQGNGGGAGQGGGQGIGDGAGQGGGKGIGGGAGQGGGQGIGDGAGQGGGKGIGGGAGQGGGQGIGGGAGQGEGQGNGGGQAPTIKPAPIVTPAPTTVPAPTTPAPTTVPAPATPAPTVAPKPKSYY, encoded by the coding sequence ATGAAATGGGACTGGAGTATTTCCTCTCGCAGGAAATTGGGAAAAACGATTGGGGCATTACTTCTGGCTGTTGCCTTGATGATGAGCATGCCGAGCACGAGCATGGCTTTTGGAAAAGGTGATCATGGGCCGGATGTGTATGTCGTTCAAGGGATGCTGAAATCAATGGGAAGCTATGCTGGCCCAATTAACGGGAAATTCGACAGTTTAACAGTAAAGGGAGTTAAGTATTTTCAAAAAATGCACGGGCTTCCGGTTACTGGTGCAGTCGACAGTCGGACATTTCAGTCTATTACTTATGCCTATAGCCAAGTAAAGTATCCTTCGGGAGCAAAGGCTAAAAGCGGAGCGAAAGGCAACTTCCGCATCAAAGGTGAAGGCGGAGGCAAAGGAATTGGCGGCGGAGCTGGCCAAGGCGGAGGCAAAGGAATTGGCGGCGGAGCTGGCCAAGGCGGAGGCAAAGGAATTGGCGGCGGAGCCGGTCAAGGCGGAGGTAAAGGTATCGGCGGCGGAGCCGGTCAAGGCGGAGGCCAAGGCATTGGCGGCGGAGCCGGTCAAGGCGGAGGCCAAGGAAACGGTGGCGGAGCTGGCCAAGGCGGAGGCCAAGGAAACGGTGGCGGAGCCGGTCAAGGCGGAGGCCAAGGAATTGGCGACGGAGCTGGTCAAGGCGGAGGCAAAGGAATTGGCGGCGGAGCTGGCCAAGGCGGAGGCCAAGGAATTGGCGACGGAGCTGGTCAAGGCGGAGGCAAAGGAATTGGCGGCGGAGCTGGCCAAGGCGGAGGCCAAGGAATTGGCGGCGGAGCTGGTCAAGGCGAAGGCCAAGGAAACGGCGGCGGACAAGCTCCTACTATCAAGCCTGCTCCAATTGTAACGCCAGCGCCAACTACAGTTCCAGCTCCGACAACGCCAGCGCCAACTACAGTTCCAGCGCCGGCAACACCAGCGCCAACTGTAGCACCAAAACCAAAATCATATTACTAA
- the rsmB gene encoding 16S rRNA (cytosine(967)-C(5))-methyltransferase RsmB, whose protein sequence is MSEQKQVKPAQPAVKSGRPQQKNSAAPSSKAASQGRRPQAGGKSGSKSRSAGSVGGQASSGSNRAAGQAGARKSGSTRAPRTPRELALDILVSVAGAGAYSNLKLNQSLQDANLSRADAGLATELVYGTIQHQRTLDYWLTRFVAKGFNKLQPWVHQLLRMSAYQLLYLDRIPVHAAVNEAVSIAKKRGHQGISGMVNGVLRSMDRSRAELVPSAIKAGSPAEKLAILHSYPDWLVKRWLLAYGEQTTEAICAAGNDSPHGSVRVNSVRGTRAAALEQLAELGLDAEASPLAPAGITTRRGGSLVDTDGFREGLWTIQDESSMLVAEVVAPAAGMQVLDCCAAPGGKTTHLAELMGNKGKVWANDLHPHKRQLIIDQSSRLGLTNVEAITSDAAQLSERFASGSMDAVLLDAPCSGFGVIRRKPEIKWTKTAADVAAIADIQRELLEAVSGLVKPGGVLVYSTCTIERSENEEQVEHFLQAHPEFELDRNWPESVLHALQEAGAIDEAFKGYAQLLPQHYGSDGFFIARLLKRV, encoded by the coding sequence ATGAGTGAGCAAAAGCAAGTTAAGCCTGCGCAGCCAGCAGTAAAGTCTGGACGGCCGCAGCAGAAAAATTCAGCGGCGCCTTCATCGAAGGCTGCTTCGCAAGGACGTCGCCCGCAGGCTGGGGGCAAATCAGGCAGCAAATCCCGCTCTGCTGGATCTGTTGGAGGACAAGCATCCAGCGGAAGCAATCGAGCGGCGGGTCAAGCGGGAGCGCGCAAAAGCGGCTCGACACGTGCTCCTCGTACGCCAAGGGAGCTGGCGCTGGATATTTTGGTAAGCGTTGCTGGTGCTGGTGCCTACAGCAATCTCAAGCTCAACCAGTCGCTGCAGGATGCTAATCTTTCTCGTGCGGATGCGGGCCTCGCTACAGAGCTGGTATACGGGACGATTCAGCATCAGCGCACACTCGATTATTGGCTTACGCGATTCGTAGCGAAGGGCTTCAATAAGCTGCAGCCGTGGGTTCATCAACTGCTGCGTATGAGTGCTTACCAGCTGCTGTATTTGGACCGGATTCCGGTTCATGCCGCAGTTAACGAAGCGGTTTCCATTGCCAAGAAGCGGGGGCATCAAGGTATTTCCGGCATGGTCAATGGGGTGCTGCGCAGTATGGATCGCAGCCGTGCAGAGCTTGTGCCGTCGGCAATTAAAGCGGGTTCACCGGCGGAAAAGCTCGCGATCCTTCATTCCTATCCCGACTGGCTCGTTAAGCGCTGGCTGCTCGCTTACGGCGAGCAAACGACTGAAGCTATTTGCGCGGCTGGCAATGATTCTCCGCATGGAAGCGTACGGGTCAATTCCGTCCGCGGAACAAGGGCTGCAGCGCTTGAGCAGCTTGCTGAGCTTGGACTTGATGCCGAAGCATCGCCGCTTGCTCCCGCAGGTATTACGACCCGCCGCGGCGGCAGCTTGGTGGATACGGATGGCTTCCGCGAAGGGCTGTGGACGATACAGGATGAAAGCTCCATGCTCGTAGCCGAGGTCGTCGCACCAGCAGCCGGCATGCAGGTGCTGGATTGCTGCGCCGCTCCTGGCGGCAAAACGACGCATCTGGCTGAGCTCATGGGCAATAAAGGCAAAGTGTGGGCGAACGATTTGCACCCGCATAAACGGCAGCTTATTATTGATCAGTCTTCACGGCTCGGTTTGACGAACGTGGAAGCCATAACAAGCGATGCGGCGCAGCTGTCCGAACGGTTTGCCAGCGGTTCGATGGATGCTGTGCTGCTGGATGCGCCTTGCTCAGGCTTTGGCGTCATCCGGCGCAAGCCCGAGATCAAGTGGACGAAGACGGCTGCTGATGTAGCCGCTATAGCGGACATTCAGCGCGAGCTGCTTGAAGCGGTGAGCGGCCTCGTTAAGCCGGGTGGTGTGCTCGTCTACAGCACATGCACTATTGAACGATCCGAAAATGAGGAGCAGGTAGAGCATTTTCTACAGGCGCATCCTGAATTTGAGCTGGACCGCAACTGGCCGGAATCTGTTCTCCATGCTTTGCAGGAGGCAGGGGCGATCGATGAGGCGTTTAAAGGCTATGCGCAGCTGCTTCCGCAGCATTATGGCAGCGATGGATTCTTCATTGCCCGCCTGCTGAAGCGCGTCTAA